The following proteins are co-located in the Maridesulfovibrio sp. genome:
- a CDS encoding ATP-binding protein: protein MLEDFISIKKDCIGIVGRSFALSALSLLLHESSREAAGISIEAGVIIDESGSPLQEGHDFPLYADVDSMLSAHPSIEMVFELSGEPELVGRLRSSLPPEVALVELPAARFFLRLHATDRLWIACKANLMQTQALFKSVVDQFPEDIMIVGPDGLILDCNNHFSERAGKPIYDLQGNNPLKFYESLSSICPVKDGLIDVPAMPRDNKELMFSESDEHGKMQYYRLYAYPIIEEGSDNVIQLVIICRNITERTMIEQRLQQSERMATVGELSAYIAHEIRNPLMAMGGFAKVLINDESIDSAGREKIQIILEEAQRLDRLLKSILSFVRSRDVEKNNIDVNRVAADAMQLLSLGCQLQEIEVEMDLDPFHPLGVGGAEQVRQCLINLVKNSMEAMPDGGRLKISSGISGKHVWLEVRDSGPGISDDIRSHVFDPFYSSKVNGNGLGLPMVKKIMEEFGGGVELASRPGKGTSVALLLRKAPVA, encoded by the coding sequence ATGCTTGAAGATTTTATTAGTATAAAAAAAGACTGCATCGGAATTGTAGGACGGTCCTTTGCGCTTTCCGCTCTTTCGTTGCTGCTGCACGAAAGCAGCCGCGAGGCCGCAGGTATAAGTATTGAAGCCGGAGTTATCATAGATGAGTCCGGCAGCCCTCTGCAGGAAGGCCATGATTTTCCTCTTTATGCGGATGTTGATTCCATGCTCTCCGCTCATCCATCCATAGAAATGGTTTTTGAGCTTTCCGGTGAGCCGGAGCTGGTCGGGCGTTTGCGTTCGTCCCTGCCTCCGGAAGTTGCACTTGTAGAACTACCTGCTGCACGTTTTTTCCTGCGCCTGCACGCCACTGACCGTTTATGGATTGCTTGTAAGGCCAATCTTATGCAGACGCAGGCCCTGTTCAAATCCGTTGTGGACCAGTTCCCTGAAGATATCATGATTGTCGGTCCTGATGGCCTTATTCTGGATTGTAATAACCATTTTTCCGAGCGGGCCGGAAAACCCATCTACGATCTTCAAGGTAATAATCCTCTTAAATTTTATGAGTCACTGTCGTCCATTTGTCCGGTTAAGGATGGCCTTATTGATGTCCCGGCCATGCCGCGTGACAATAAAGAATTGATGTTTTCCGAGAGTGATGAGCATGGCAAAATGCAATATTATCGCCTCTATGCTTATCCCATCATTGAAGAGGGCAGTGACAATGTAATTCAACTGGTGATCATCTGCCGGAATATCACCGAGCGGACCATGATCGAGCAGCGTTTGCAGCAATCCGAGCGTATGGCGACGGTTGGTGAACTTTCCGCCTACATTGCCCATGAAATCCGCAATCCGCTGATGGCTATGGGCGGCTTTGCCAAGGTGCTGATCAATGATGAGAGCATCGATTCCGCCGGTCGTGAGAAGATTCAGATTATTCTTGAAGAGGCCCAGCGGCTGGACCGTTTGCTCAAAAGCATCCTCAGTTTTGTGCGCTCAAGGGATGTGGAGAAAAACAATATTGACGTTAACCGGGTGGCAGCGGATGCCATGCAGCTTCTTTCCCTTGGCTGCCAGTTGCAGGAAATTGAAGTGGAAATGGATCTTGATCCCTTTCACCCACTGGGAGTTGGCGGAGCTGAACAGGTACGTCAGTGCTTGATCAATCTGGTCAAGAATTCCATGGAGGCCATGCCGGACGGTGGCAGGCTTAAAATCTCCAGCGGCATAAGCGGGAAGCATGTCTGGCTGGAAGTTCGTGACAGCGGCCCCGGAATTTCCGATGACATCCGCAGCCATGTCTTTGATCCCTTTTATTCCAGTAAGGTAAATGGAAATGGCCTCGGTCTGCCTATGGTTAAGAAAATAATGGAAGAATTCGGCGGCGGAGTGGAACTTGCCAGCCGTCCGGGTAAGGGGACCAGCGTTGCCCTGCTGTTGCGTAAAGCTCCGGTTGCCTAA
- a CDS encoding DJ-1/PfpI family protein, producing MNRRTFSLSCLGALAALAVPITKRVMSPDTAHASEAPQADRDPNKPHISFLLYEGMTALDLIGPAEVLTGQGFSVDYVSKDKKPVYAESRSNRRLGLVPTATFSDINTTDILCVPGTSNPYIQIKKNEMVEWVSMVGQKAQWVTSVCTGSFILGAAGLLNGYKATSHWALAQELAYFGANPELERVVHDRNRVTGAGVTSGIDFGLVLLSLLIGDKAAQAKQLILEYDPHPPFNSGSPKTANQELIKTVQKQYQNYLKQVAPDSANLLREKAIQLGIKTQQG from the coding sequence ATGAATCGACGGACTTTTTCTCTGTCTTGCCTCGGAGCTTTGGCTGCTCTTGCCGTTCCCATAACCAAAAGGGTAATGTCACCGGACACGGCGCATGCATCTGAAGCGCCGCAAGCAGATCGCGACCCGAACAAACCTCATATTTCATTCTTGCTCTACGAAGGAATGACCGCGCTTGATCTCATTGGACCTGCGGAGGTCCTGACCGGACAAGGATTCTCAGTAGATTACGTATCCAAAGACAAAAAGCCGGTATATGCCGAAAGCAGGTCCAACCGCCGGCTAGGTCTTGTTCCCACTGCAACTTTCTCCGACATCAATACCACGGACATTCTTTGTGTTCCGGGAACAAGCAATCCTTATATTCAGATAAAGAAGAATGAGATGGTGGAATGGGTTTCAATGGTTGGCCAAAAGGCTCAGTGGGTTACCAGCGTATGTACCGGTTCCTTTATTCTGGGGGCGGCGGGCTTACTCAATGGCTATAAGGCAACTTCACATTGGGCTCTTGCGCAGGAACTAGCTTACTTTGGAGCCAATCCGGAATTAGAGCGAGTTGTCCATGACCGTAACCGTGTAACCGGAGCAGGCGTTACTTCCGGGATAGATTTTGGACTAGTGCTTCTTTCTCTCTTGATCGGCGATAAAGCGGCACAAGCCAAGCAGTTGATTCTGGAATATGATCCGCATCCCCCGTTTAACAGCGGATCACCTAAAACCGCCAATCAAGAATTAATTAAAACTGTTCAAAAACAATATCAAAATTATCTCAAGCAGGTTGCCCCTGATTCTGCCAATTTGTTAAGGGAAAAAGCGATCCAACTTGGAATCAAAACCCAACAGGGATAA
- the rimO gene encoding 30S ribosomal protein S12 methylthiotransferase RimO, which yields MNITKTRIYTISLGCPKNRVDTERMLGAFGDNMIAASNAEESDLVLINTCGFIGPATEESVDTILEAADAIKDLNPRPVLAVAGCLVSRYGKLTEQMPEVDLWLSTHELDQWPALAAKALSKEFPVVHQRVISTGPAYAYLKISEGCSHSCRFCTIPSIRGPHVSRKLDGLVEEARYILDQGVPELVIVGQDTTAYGSDLDDKETNLRALIEKLLPLKGMEWLRLMYLYPAGLTDSMLSFLAQAGKPLLPYFDIPIQHAHPDVLSSMGRPFARDPRKVIDRVRKHIPDAVLRTSIIVGYPGETEEHFNTLVNFVKETRFQNLGVFAYQPEEGTPAGDMEQLPEELREERREILMEVQSEISREILEAKVGETIQVLVEEPNEEWPGLFNGRVWFQAPEVDGITYVSAPEDGMELEPGMMVDAEIDNVTDYDLVTLVK from the coding sequence ATGAACATTACTAAAACCAGAATTTATACCATCAGCCTCGGCTGCCCCAAAAACAGGGTAGATACAGAAAGAATGCTCGGCGCATTCGGCGATAACATGATCGCAGCATCCAACGCTGAAGAATCGGACCTCGTATTGATAAACACCTGCGGATTCATCGGCCCTGCTACCGAGGAATCTGTGGATACCATCCTTGAAGCTGCCGATGCAATAAAAGACCTGAACCCGCGCCCGGTTCTGGCTGTAGCCGGATGTCTGGTCAGCCGCTACGGCAAACTGACGGAACAGATGCCGGAAGTAGACCTCTGGCTCTCCACCCATGAACTGGACCAATGGCCTGCGCTTGCCGCCAAGGCCCTCAGCAAAGAATTTCCCGTAGTGCACCAGCGGGTCATCAGCACCGGCCCAGCTTATGCTTACCTTAAGATAAGTGAAGGCTGCTCCCATTCCTGTAGATTCTGCACCATTCCCTCCATCCGAGGCCCCCATGTGAGCCGCAAACTGGACGGTCTTGTGGAAGAAGCCCGCTACATCCTTGATCAGGGTGTACCTGAACTGGTTATTGTGGGACAGGATACCACAGCTTACGGTTCAGACCTTGACGATAAGGAAACAAACCTGCGTGCCCTGATTGAAAAGCTGCTCCCGCTCAAGGGAATGGAATGGCTGCGGCTGATGTACCTCTATCCCGCAGGCCTGACCGATTCCATGCTTTCATTCCTTGCACAGGCTGGAAAACCGCTGCTGCCCTATTTTGACATTCCCATCCAGCACGCCCACCCGGATGTACTTTCATCCATGGGCCGCCCCTTTGCCCGCGATCCTCGCAAGGTTATTGATCGGGTCCGCAAGCATATTCCTGATGCGGTTCTGCGTACCAGCATCATCGTAGGCTATCCCGGCGAAACCGAGGAGCACTTCAATACGCTGGTTAATTTTGTGAAGGAAACACGCTTTCAGAACCTCGGCGTATTCGCCTACCAGCCGGAAGAAGGAACCCCGGCCGGAGACATGGAACAGCTGCCGGAAGAGCTGCGCGAAGAGCGCAGAGAAATACTCATGGAAGTCCAATCTGAAATCAGTCGTGAAATCCTTGAAGCGAAAGTAGGGGAGACAATTCAAGTGCTGGTTGAAGAGCCCAACGAAGAATGGCCGGGGCTGTTCAACGGACGCGTCTGGTTTCAGGCCCCGGAAGTGGACGGCATTACCTACGTCAGTGCTCCTGAAGACGGCATGGAGCTGGAACCGGGCATGATGGTTGATGCTGAAATAGACAATGTCACGGATTATGATCTGGTGACTCTGGTTAAATAA
- a CDS encoding glycosyltransferase family 9 protein — protein sequence MKNNYKKIALWQTAFLGDAVLTLPFIKALALRFPDAEIHLFVRKGVEPLFEGQPELTGVYGFDKRGAQKGMDAARSFGADLGEQGFDLLISAHTSMRSAVVSMSTGIKDRIGYDAPWYNRFVYSKTVKRRFDELAEVERLLALGEPLGISGAAPDVMLELPAAKISEAEEFFRGLGDGPVVGVHPGSTWETKKWPEQNFARVIDKCIHEGFKVILFGGPDEKELCRSVLAHVEQTGKVIDLSGKLSLQQLAAHIRQLDVYLSNDSGPMHIAWIQKVPVVAMFGPTVRRFGFFPRGVDSTVLESPDNLKCRPCGLHGGKSCPEKHHKCMTDITVKMVWDEISRKVAKGREKENG from the coding sequence ATGAAAAATAACTATAAAAAAATAGCCCTTTGGCAGACTGCTTTCCTTGGCGATGCAGTGCTGACCCTGCCCTTTATCAAGGCTCTTGCCTTGCGTTTTCCTGACGCTGAAATTCATCTTTTTGTGCGTAAGGGTGTTGAACCATTATTTGAAGGCCAGCCGGAACTTACCGGGGTGTACGGTTTTGATAAACGCGGTGCACAGAAGGGCATGGATGCGGCCCGTTCTTTTGGTGCAGATCTTGGAGAACAGGGCTTTGACCTCTTGATTTCCGCACACACCAGTATGCGCTCTGCTGTGGTTTCCATGTCCACCGGGATCAAGGATCGTATCGGATATGATGCTCCTTGGTATAACCGTTTTGTTTATTCCAAGACTGTGAAGAGGCGTTTTGATGAGTTGGCAGAGGTGGAAAGATTGCTCGCTCTAGGTGAGCCTTTGGGGATTTCAGGTGCTGCCCCCGATGTAATGCTTGAGCTCCCCGCTGCCAAGATCAGTGAAGCCGAAGAATTTTTCAGGGGTTTGGGAGATGGTCCGGTAGTCGGCGTTCACCCAGGTTCAACTTGGGAAACCAAGAAGTGGCCGGAGCAGAATTTTGCCCGGGTGATCGATAAGTGTATTCATGAAGGTTTCAAAGTAATTCTTTTTGGCGGCCCTGACGAAAAGGAACTCTGTCGTTCAGTTCTTGCGCATGTTGAGCAGACCGGGAAGGTTATAGATCTGTCCGGTAAACTTAGCTTGCAGCAGTTGGCTGCGCATATTCGGCAGTTGGATGTCTACCTGAGCAACGATTCCGGTCCCATGCATATTGCATGGATTCAGAAGGTCCCGGTCGTGGCTATGTTCGGGCCGACCGTGCGCAGGTTTGGTTTTTTTCCGCGCGGCGTTGACTCTACTGTGCTGGAAAGTCCTGATAATTTGAAATGCAGGCCCTGCGGACTTCACGGCGGTAAAAGCTGCCCGGAAAAGCATCATAAATGTATGACAGATATTACGGTTAAGATGGTTTGGGATGAAATTTCACGGAAAGTCGCAAAAGGCAGGGAGAAGGAAAATGGATAA
- a CDS encoding helix-turn-helix domain-containing protein, translated as MEQNRDIHHIAILALPAFVLFDISIPYQMFPLVSLADGCRPYKTFFCGPDIVVSSQDFSITGISSLERLQQADTIIIPGIHDALSYADEVVLEQLRKAAAAGIRIASICTGACLLAAAGLLDGLSATTHWEIVKPLAERYPEITFHPDILFVDNEQILTSAGLSSGLDLCLHLIKKDYGVSTAEKIANFFVMPIEREAGHAQIIKRYSPQENDNLARLQLWLSENLHRELSLEELAQHACMSTRTLNRKFKDQTGEPPMTWLVKARVRWAQSLLESSDMSVEQIAAATGFGSSTALRDNFRKNVGMSPSTWRSLHSKHCKKG; from the coding sequence GTGGAACAAAATAGAGACATTCATCATATCGCAATACTTGCTCTGCCGGCCTTTGTCCTTTTCGATATAAGCATTCCGTATCAGATGTTTCCGCTGGTCTCATTGGCTGACGGGTGCAGACCATATAAGACTTTCTTTTGCGGCCCTGACATCGTTGTCTCCAGTCAGGACTTCAGTATTACCGGGATTTCGTCACTTGAAAGGCTTCAACAAGCCGACACCATAATCATTCCGGGAATTCATGACGCACTTTCATATGCTGACGAAGTTGTTTTGGAGCAGTTACGCAAGGCCGCTGCTGCCGGTATAAGGATAGCCTCAATTTGCACCGGGGCATGCCTGCTTGCCGCAGCAGGATTGCTCGACGGGCTTTCGGCTACTACGCATTGGGAGATCGTAAAGCCTTTAGCTGAACGTTATCCTGAGATAACCTTTCATCCTGATATTCTGTTTGTAGATAATGAACAGATACTTACTTCAGCGGGCTTATCTTCCGGGCTGGATTTGTGTCTGCATCTGATAAAAAAGGATTATGGAGTTTCTACGGCAGAAAAAATTGCCAATTTCTTTGTTATGCCCATTGAGCGCGAAGCGGGACACGCCCAGATCATTAAGCGGTATTCGCCGCAGGAAAATGACAATCTTGCCCGATTGCAACTATGGCTTTCCGAAAACCTGCATAGGGAGTTGTCATTGGAAGAGCTTGCACAGCACGCTTGTATGAGCACAAGAACCCTGAATCGTAAATTCAAAGACCAGACAGGGGAGCCGCCAATGACATGGCTGGTCAAGGCTCGTGTCCGTTGGGCACAATCGCTGTTGGAATCTAGTGATATGTCAGTTGAACAAATAGCGGCAGCAACAGGATTCGGTTCATCCACTGCGTTGCGAGACAATTTCCGTAAAAATGTCGGAATGTCTCCATCTACATGGCGCAGTCTGCACAGTAAACATTGTAAAAAAGGCTGA
- the glmS gene encoding glutamine--fructose-6-phosphate transaminase (isomerizing): MCGIIGYAGHRPAVPLIVEGLRRLEYRGYDSAGVATVQNKEIELVRAEGKLAALDEKLAQKNVTNSTFGVGHTRWATHGIPVERNAHPHLDHEKKIAMIHNGIIENYQEIKTELLAKGYEFRSDTDSEVLCNLIAEGLKHNPSMLESISWALKQVEGAYAIAVVSIDEPGTVYAARVASPMVMGVGVGENFVASDIPAFLPYTREVVFIEDGELVKITSSSWEVFNAETLDPVEKEIKTINWDVQAAQKGGYKHFMIKEIFEQPKVISDCLAGRVDQAKNEIILPEVEGMEPPERLHIIACGTSYHAGLWGKYLIEQWAKIPVEVEIASEFRYRDPLLSKGGVALAISQSGETADTLAGIKLAKEKGLSIIGLCNVVGSSVARESDYVMYTQAGPEISVASTKAMCSQLTALLLLALYWGKKKGVIDDATYSRAAADMRSIPSILETALPEMRSRAQELSREYSEANSFFFLGRGLYFPLALEGALKLKEISYIHAEGYASGEMKHGPIALIDPKFPTFAMALNDDLFPKVKSNLVEVQARGGEIIALTNPGVDLDVEHRWSLPEVWGPLNTFIALPALQLFAYETADYLGKDVDQPRNLAKSVTVE; this comes from the coding sequence ATGTGTGGAATTATCGGATACGCCGGGCACCGTCCTGCTGTTCCCCTTATCGTTGAAGGCTTGAGACGTCTTGAATACCGCGGCTACGATTCTGCGGGTGTTGCCACTGTACAGAACAAGGAAATCGAGCTGGTTCGGGCCGAAGGCAAACTGGCCGCCCTTGATGAAAAGCTGGCCCAGAAAAACGTGACCAACTCCACATTCGGCGTAGGCCATACCCGTTGGGCCACACACGGCATACCTGTTGAACGCAATGCCCATCCCCATCTGGATCATGAAAAGAAAATTGCTATGATCCATAACGGAATCATTGAGAACTATCAGGAAATCAAGACTGAGCTTCTCGCCAAAGGGTACGAATTCCGCTCCGATACTGACTCTGAAGTGCTCTGCAACCTCATTGCCGAGGGCCTTAAACACAATCCTTCCATGCTGGAATCCATTTCATGGGCCTTGAAGCAGGTTGAAGGTGCGTACGCCATTGCCGTGGTCTCTATTGACGAACCGGGAACAGTTTACGCTGCACGCGTTGCCAGTCCCATGGTTATGGGGGTCGGTGTTGGTGAAAACTTTGTTGCTTCCGATATTCCCGCCTTCCTGCCCTACACCCGTGAGGTGGTTTTCATTGAAGACGGCGAACTGGTCAAGATCACTTCCTCTTCATGGGAAGTTTTCAATGCCGAGACCCTTGATCCGGTAGAAAAGGAAATCAAGACTATCAATTGGGATGTGCAGGCCGCGCAGAAGGGCGGATACAAGCACTTCATGATCAAGGAAATTTTTGAACAGCCCAAGGTTATTTCCGACTGCCTGGCTGGGCGTGTAGATCAGGCCAAGAATGAAATTATCCTGCCGGAAGTAGAAGGTATGGAGCCGCCGGAAAGATTACATATCATTGCCTGCGGTACTTCCTACCATGCCGGACTATGGGGTAAATATCTCATTGAGCAGTGGGCCAAGATTCCCGTGGAGGTAGAGATTGCTTCCGAGTTCCGTTACCGCGATCCTTTGCTTTCCAAGGGCGGTGTGGCTCTGGCAATCAGCCAGTCCGGTGAAACCGCGGACACTCTTGCCGGAATCAAGCTGGCTAAGGAGAAAGGGCTGTCCATAATCGGTCTGTGTAACGTAGTCGGTTCCAGCGTAGCCCGTGAGTCTGATTACGTCATGTACACTCAGGCCGGACCTGAGATCAGCGTAGCTTCCACCAAGGCCATGTGTAGCCAGTTGACTGCTCTCCTGCTGCTGGCCCTCTATTGGGGCAAGAAGAAGGGTGTGATTGATGATGCTACCTACAGTCGCGCTGCTGCGGATATGCGCAGCATTCCTTCAATTCTGGAGACCGCCCTGCCTGAAATGCGTAGCCGTGCACAGGAATTGAGCCGCGAGTATTCCGAAGCCAACAGCTTTTTCTTTCTTGGCCGGGGACTTTACTTCCCGCTGGCCCTTGAAGGTGCGCTTAAGCTTAAGGAAATTTCTTATATCCACGCTGAAGGCTATGCGTCCGGTGAGATGAAGCACGGTCCCATCGCGCTCATCGATCCTAAGTTTCCCACCTTTGCCATGGCTCTCAATGACGACCTTTTCCCCAAGGTAAAGTCAAACCTCGTAGAGGTTCAGGCCCGTGGCGGCGAGATCATCGCGCTGACCAACCCCGGTGTTGACCTTGATGTCGAACATCGCTGGTCCCTGCCCGAAGTTTGGGGTCCGCTGAACACCTTCATCGCTCTCCCGGCCCTGCAGCTCTTCGCCTACGAAACTGCCGACTACCTCGGCAAGGATGTTGACCAGCCTAGGAATTTGGCAAAATCGGTCACTGTCGAATAA
- a CDS encoding XTP/dITP diphosphatase, with protein sequence MKTVVLATSNKGKIAEFNELLKDLGLEVKGLDQFPEIGEIPEPGETFLENAIIKAQTVANLTGLVAVADDSGLEVDALGGRPGVYSARYSGENATPEKNNAKLLEELDGVAEEERTARFVCVMVAATPDNIRIQSRGEWEGRIAFELTGKQGFGYDPLFFDPELGCVAAEMTRETKNARSHRGKALRALMEQWADFQEKISR encoded by the coding sequence TTGAAAACAGTTGTTCTTGCCACTTCTAATAAAGGCAAAATTGCTGAGTTTAATGAGCTTCTTAAAGATCTGGGTCTGGAAGTGAAAGGTCTGGATCAATTTCCTGAAATCGGTGAAATTCCCGAGCCGGGTGAAACCTTTCTTGAAAATGCAATTATCAAGGCCCAGACTGTTGCCAACCTGACCGGGCTGGTGGCTGTAGCGGATGATTCCGGCCTTGAAGTTGATGCACTCGGCGGACGTCCCGGTGTTTATTCAGCCCGTTACAGCGGTGAGAATGCTACTCCCGAAAAGAATAATGCCAAGCTGCTGGAAGAGCTGGACGGTGTGGCCGAAGAAGAGCGTACCGCCCGTTTTGTCTGTGTCATGGTGGCTGCTACTCCTGATAATATCCGCATCCAGAGCCGGGGTGAGTGGGAAGGGCGTATAGCCTTTGAACTGACCGGAAAACAGGGCTTTGGCTACGATCCACTTTTCTTTGATCCCGAGCTAGGTTGCGTTGCAGCGGAAATGACCCGCGAAACCAAGAATGCCCGCTCTCACCGGGGCAAGGCCCTGCGTGCGCTCATGGAACAATGGGCAGATTTCCAAGAGAAAATCAGCAGATAA
- a CDS encoding TnsA endonuclease N-terminal domain-containing protein: MARKKYSFDEKKIQRFLDEGRGKGTGADYKPWLTVQDIAANSNTVRPVGWKTGRLHHLLSQLERNYFFYLEWADEVIDIREQYPLLPLEETISIAAERGIRHPCDPHTKVQIPLTTDFFITVERNGKQDYLARTIKPSEKLNNKRVLEKFEIERRYWKSRGIDWGIVTERQISKTVATNIMSLHSKGILGENLKDSLVIDDALERIFVGLQVQHHVNVSALLAEISKGLDMSAGDCRALFYYLVAKKLIRFDLTVDCSKDVPLMAFTPVGGWQEWRDAI, encoded by the coding sequence ATGGCGAGGAAAAAATATTCATTTGACGAGAAGAAGATCCAGAGATTTTTGGACGAAGGCCGTGGAAAAGGGACAGGGGCTGACTATAAGCCTTGGCTGACTGTTCAGGATATTGCTGCAAATTCTAATACTGTTAGGCCTGTTGGTTGGAAAACCGGACGGCTGCATCATTTGTTATCCCAGCTTGAAAGAAATTACTTTTTCTATCTGGAATGGGCAGATGAAGTGATTGATATCCGTGAGCAATATCCTTTGCTGCCTTTGGAGGAAACAATTTCGATTGCTGCAGAAAGAGGGATTCGTCACCCCTGTGATCCCCATACAAAAGTACAGATCCCTTTGACTACGGACTTTTTCATTACTGTAGAGCGCAACGGAAAGCAGGATTACCTCGCCAGGACAATAAAGCCTTCAGAGAAGTTAAATAATAAAAGAGTATTAGAAAAGTTTGAAATTGAACGCCGTTATTGGAAGTCTCGTGGAATTGATTGGGGGATTGTCACAGAGCGGCAAATTTCGAAGACGGTTGCAACAAATATTATGAGTTTACATTCGAAGGGAATCCTCGGCGAGAACTTAAAAGATTCCCTAGTTATTGATGATGCGCTTGAGCGGATATTTGTCGGTTTACAAGTGCAGCATCATGTAAATGTAAGCGCCTTGCTTGCTGAGATAAGTAAGGGACTGGATATGTCTGCGGGGGATTGCAGGGCTTTATTTTACTATTTGGTCGCGAAGAAGCTGATTCGTTTTGATCTGACTGTTGATTGCTCAAAAGATGTGCCGCTGATGGCTTTTACTCCTGTCGGAGGCTGGCAGGAATGGAGGGATGCTATATGA
- a CDS encoding C25 family cysteine peptidase, whose translation MDKLKKIFIPLLVLLSMVLISGCKIKGLGNAPELVVVPSPDPIRVSSAPYTEEKQNVIVCTADFMRAARYFSYLHREFEGVKSVIVKVPSTNGTAESADKVVSGIQDQVAQLNKDGKIMSVLILGNRNIVPTAGFSDGNGAKVHLSDYGFGGSDSAPENMLPVGRIPARDCAEAEGVAAKYERWYGDREFRPAWPVSFIGGEGFSAQSLSDSELLFFNLQQEGIAGPEAIRYLGAAGGATPQRLAQSLAEDDVSVQWLALDATSEGFRAGKGIVPVSAIMELEYKPGLPVVLNPSCEVAALNSTMPTPAEAVVLSSGGGLAMMTGCNSGGDIRAELDNGRVFRVDSSGTPRLLMEFHKAYFSGKHRIGDALIEARAQFAQNLVKGESLSPVYDLLFYGDPVLSLPLPVRTESPSYKGLNIVTKSKKRQGVAVFDVNSTISFAMEEGGVYPAVRLQVIDRSDGRVVSSMKVEEDDIFNFMSDGEGQYLIYSRPLDGPLAWQFFDVREKGNPAGSKASVVAERGKPAPKISAGLKPVNYAVQVSSNRKHKSAAKVRNRLAGQGYEAYVVEIPSANNRKWYCVRFGRFDSWAAAVEASAAYERKEQADAKIVRCNDS comes from the coding sequence ATGGATAAGCTGAAGAAAATTTTTATCCCCCTGCTGGTTTTGCTGAGCATGGTTCTGATTTCAGGGTGTAAGATTAAAGGTTTGGGTAATGCGCCAGAACTTGTGGTCGTGCCGTCTCCCGATCCGATCAGGGTTTCTTCTGCTCCTTACACTGAAGAAAAGCAGAACGTGATTGTCTGCACGGCTGACTTCATGCGTGCGGCCCGTTATTTTTCCTATTTGCATCGTGAATTTGAAGGGGTGAAGTCGGTTATCGTCAAGGTGCCTTCGACTAATGGAACTGCCGAGTCTGCGGATAAGGTCGTTTCCGGTATTCAGGATCAGGTGGCCCAGTTAAATAAAGACGGCAAGATTATGTCCGTGCTCATCCTCGGTAACCGGAACATCGTTCCGACAGCCGGTTTCAGTGACGGTAACGGGGCTAAAGTTCATCTTTCCGATTACGGTTTCGGAGGCTCGGACTCTGCTCCGGAGAATATGCTTCCGGTGGGAAGGATTCCGGCCCGCGATTGTGCCGAGGCTGAGGGTGTGGCTGCAAAATACGAACGCTGGTACGGAGACCGTGAATTTCGCCCGGCATGGCCGGTTTCATTTATAGGAGGGGAGGGCTTTTCCGCTCAGTCCCTTTCCGATTCCGAGCTTCTCTTTTTCAATCTGCAGCAGGAAGGTATCGCAGGCCCTGAGGCGATACGGTATCTCGGTGCAGCAGGTGGAGCAACTCCACAAAGGTTGGCGCAGTCTTTGGCTGAGGATGATGTCTCGGTGCAATGGTTGGCTCTTGATGCCACTTCCGAAGGTTTTCGGGCCGGAAAAGGAATTGTTCCGGTTTCGGCGATAATGGAACTTGAATATAAGCCGGGTCTGCCTGTGGTGCTCAATCCTTCCTGTGAAGTTGCTGCCTTGAATTCAACCATGCCGACTCCGGCGGAAGCTGTGGTGCTTTCCTCCGGCGGAGGGCTGGCAATGATGACCGGATGTAACAGTGGAGGGGATATTCGCGCTGAACTTGATAACGGACGCGTTTTCCGGGTTGATTCCAGCGGGACACCTCGTTTGCTTATGGAATTCCATAAGGCCTATTTCAGCGGTAAACACCGCATTGGTGATGCCCTTATCGAGGCCCGGGCCCAGTTTGCCCAGAATCTGGTCAAAGGAGAAAGTCTTTCTCCGGTTTATGATTTGCTTTTTTACGGGGATCCGGTTTTATCCCTGCCCCTGCCGGTGCGTACTGAGTCCCCGTCGTACAAAGGGTTGAACATCGTTACCAAATCTAAAAAACGTCAAGGTGTTGCTGTCTTTGACGTTAATTCCACTATTTCCTTTGCCATGGAAGAAGGCGGAGTTTATCCGGCTGTGCGCTTGCAGGTTATCGACCGCAGTGACGGTCGGGTGGTTTCTTCCATGAAAGTGGAAGAGGATGATATTTTTAATTTCATGTCCGATGGTGAAGGACAGTACCTGATTTACTCCCGTCCTCTGGACGGACCGCTTGCATGGCAGTTTTTTGATGTGCGCGAGAAGGGCAATCCCGCTGGCAGCAAAGCTTCTGTTGTTGCCGAGAGGGGTAAGCCTGCACCGAAGATCAGTGCCGGACTTAAGCCCGTCAACTATGCAGTACAGGTCAGTTCCAACCGCAAGCATAAATCAGCAGCCAAGGTGCGTAATCGCCTTGCCGGACAGGGGTATGAGGCTTATGTGGTCGAGATCCCTTCCGCAAACAACCGTAAATGGTATTGCGTGCGTTTTGGGCGTTTTGATTCATGGGCCGCTGCAGTGGAGGCCTCCGCAGCTTATGAGCGCAAAGAACAAGCTGATGCGAAGATTGTTCGCTGTAATGACAGCTAG